Proteins from a single region of Kluyveromyces lactis strain NRRL Y-1140 chromosome C complete sequence:
- the PEX5 gene encoding Pex5p (similar to uniprot|P35056 Saccharomyces cerevisiae YDR244W PEX5 Essential for import of proteins with SKL-like import signal into peroxisomal matrix 69-kDa protein containing tetratricopeptide repeat (TPR)), translated as MSADCSVGSNPLAQLNKHAQQNPALRQVGYQNPASNVAQNFKTHVNEVSNANRFQMDQFMNRSPGFSDGQLGMAPVPSAILSHGPRFGLKKQDSGSSNMSAGDTAQHSRSWGNEFNSRSPQQGLASRVNNVERISNTNSMSSYRPGMSRIGRPMMHTGISSLHNYSHMSQQTPQMSSDDGVLADKQWNEQFEALEKAVAENLTMEDNKEETKEEIVVEDGYQADFQEVWDKLQAETADNNLETSDSQWEKDYARYMTGKATHIPPYRFDNDNQYMHNPNAYEIGCILMENGAKLSEAALAFEAAVQEDPAHVDAWLKLGLVQTQNEKEMNGISALEQCLSLDPTNQQALMTISISYINEGYDLTAFSMLNRWLDSKYPELTRSPTIDEANIDRFNLSKQVITKYLQVANALPQVDPEVQLGLGTLFYANEEFGKTIDCFRTALEVNPNDELMWNRLGASLANSNRSEEAIQAYHKALALKPSFVRARYNLAISSMNIGCYKEAAESLLSALSMHEVENVPITGSVVQSNNILETLKRSFVAMDRRDLLEKVMPGMDLQQFRNEFNF; from the coding sequence ATGAGTGCAGATTGTTCCGTTGGATCAAATCCTCTCGCGCAGTTGAATAAACATGCCCAGCAGAATCCTGCTCTGAGACAAGTGGGGTATCAAAATCCGGCCAGTAATGTTGCTCAAAACTTCAAAACTCATGTGAATGAAGTATCCAATGCAAATCGTTTTCAAATGGACCAGTTTATGAACAGGTCACCTGGTTTTTCTGATGGTCAGTTGGGAATGGCGCCTGTTCCTAGTGCTATTCTTTCGCATGGTCCTCGTTTTGGActaaagaaacaagataGTGGAAGCAGTAATATGTCAGCAGGCGATACAGCTCAGCATTCCAGGAGCTGGGGTAATGAATTTAATAGCAGATCTCCTCAACAGGGTTTAGCCAGCAGAGTCAAtaatgttgaaagaataagCAACACAAATTCTATGAGTTCATACAGGCCTGGCATGTCCCGGATCGGGAGGCCGATGATGCATACAggtatttcttcattacaTAATTATTCTCACATGTCTCAGCAAACACCGCAAATGTCCAGTGATGATGGTGTTCTCGCTGACAAGCAGTGGAATGAGCAGTTTGAAGCCTTGGAGAAGGCTGTGGCTGAAAATTTGACCATGGAGGACAATAAAGAGGAAACCAAGGAGGAGATAGTAGTGGAGGATGGATATCAAGCAGACTTCCAAGAAGTCTGGGATAAGTTACAAGCGGAGACGGCTGATAATAATTTGGAAACAAGTGATTCTCAATGGGAGAAAGATTACGCTCGCTATATGACTGGTAAAGCAACACATATTCCACCTTACagatttgataatgataacCAATACATGCATAATCCAAATGCCTATGAAATTGGATGTATCCTAATGGAAAATGGGGCGAAGCTAAGTGAAGCTGCATTGGCTTTCGAAGCTGCTGTGCAAGAAGACCCCGCGCATGTAGATGCATGGTTAAAGCTTGGATTGGTTCAAACACAAaacgaaaaagaaatgaatgGTATTAGTGCGCTTGAGCAATGTTTAAGCCTAGACCCCACTAATCAGCAGGCACTCATGACAATTTCTATCAGTTATATTAATGAGGGATATGATCTGACCGCTTTCAGCATGCTCAACAGATGGCTAGATAGTAAGTACCCTGAGTTAACACGCTCCCCTACCATTGATGAGGCCAATATCGATAGGTTTAATTTGAGCAAACAAGTAATCACGAAGTATTTGCAAGTAGCTAACGCCTTGCCTCAGGTGGATCCAGAAGTTCAGCTCGGTTTGGGAACGCTTTTCTATGCCAATGAAGAGTTTGGTAAGACAATTGACTGTTTCCGCACCGCATTAGAAGTCAATCCAAATGACGAATTAATGTGGAACCGTTTGGGAGCCTCTTTGGCCAATTCAAACCGTAGCGAAGAAGCTATCCAGGCATACCACAAGGCCCTTGCCTTGAAACCGTCTTTTGTGAGAGCTCGTTATAACTTGGCCATTTCGTCAATGAATATTGGCTGTTATAAAGAGGCTGCAGAGTCTCTGCTCTCTGCTCTATCTATGCATGAAGTAGAGAATGTTCCAATTACTGGATCAGTCGTGCAATCTAACAATATTCTGGAGACCTTAAAGCGTTCCTTTGTCGCCATGGATAGGAGAGATTTGCTAGAAAAAGTCATGCCGGGCATGGATCTACAGCAATTTCGTAATGAGTTTAACTTCTGA
- the MNN10 gene encoding alpha-1,6-mannosyltransferase (uniprot|Q70KX5 Kluyveromyces lactis mnn10 Golgi mannosyltransferase complex subunit) — protein MTSSTPYEYSYELDEKKPLNLDSNYVSSFSKYKRYVLWLFSILFILFWLSDFSLVAAEPKVVIIVAVNSGGGGVLKWKSEQEWAIERISIENKRAYAKRHGYGLVIKDQALSKRYSHEYREGWQKVDIMKQTMREFPNAEWFWWLDVETLIMEPQLSLEEHIFDRLDEIANKTLEAFNPLHIATDVAYVDYSQPSDMLITQDCGGFNLGSFLMRNTEWTELLLDIWWDPVGYEQKHMVWEHREQDALEALYANEPWIREKIAFLPLRQINAFPPGACADFKYDLRYFYNEKEHDFVVNMAGCNFGRDCWGEMRQYTQLMQTLHRRWYSMFF, from the coding sequence ATGACTTCGAGTACACCTTATGAGTACTCATACGAATTGGATGAGAAAAAGCCATTAAATTTGGATTCCAATTACGTGTCgtcattttcaaaatataaGAGGTACGTCCTATGGCTGTTTTCCATACTTTTCATATTATTTTGGTTAAGTGATTTCTCACTTGTTGCAGCTGAACCCAAGGTGGTGATAATTGTTGCTGTCAATAGTGGTGGCGGTGGTGTTTTAAAGTGGAAATCGGAACAAGAATGGGCTATCGAGCGTATTTCTATCGAAAACAAACGTGCATACGCCAAAAGACATGGTTACGGATTGGTCATTAAAGATCAGGCACTATCAAAGAGATACTCCCATGAATACAGAGAGGGCTGGCAAAAGGTTGATATAATGAAACAGACTATGAGGGAATTCCCCAATGCTGAATGGTTTTGGTGGTTAGACGTGGAAACTCTTATCATGGAGCCCCAactttctttggaagaacatATCTTCGATAGACTAGATGAAATCGCAAACAAGACTTTGGAAGCTTTCAATCCTTTGCATATAGCTACCGATGTGGCATATGTTGACTATTCACAACCGTCAGATATGTTAATTACACAGGACTGTGGTGGTTTTAATTTGGGTTCTTTCCTAATGAGAAACACTGAATGGACTGAGCTTCTTCTCGATATATGGTGGGACCCAGTCGGATATGAACAAAAACATATGGTCTGGGAACATCGTGAACAAGACGCTTTAGAAGCATTGTATGCTAACGAACCTTGGATTAGAGAGAAGATCGCATTTCTACCACTAAGGCAGATCAATGCTTTCCCACCAGGTGCTTGTGCAGATTTCAAGTATGACTTGCGCTATTTCTATAACGAAAAGGAACATGACTTCGTTGTCAATATGGCTGGGTGTAACTTTGGTAGAGACTGCTGGGGTGAAATGCGCCAATACACTCAACTGATGCAAACTCTTCACCGTAGATGGTACTCGATGTTCTTTTAG
- the DBP3 gene encoding RNA-dependent ATPase DBP3 (similar to uniprot|P20447 Saccharomyces cerevisiae YGL078C DBP3 Putative ATP-dependent RNA helicase of the DEAD-box family involved in ribosomal biogenesis), producing MSKDELKDKKRKVEDEELKSKKKLKKDKKDKKDKKDKKDKKDKKEKKEKKEKKDKKSETESFAASASQSDIDEFLKENEVTVSDPSGSNIVPYLDFSQVSFIDQIQKEISKFPKPTPIQAVSWPYLLAGKDVIGIAETGSGKTFAFGVPAINNIVTSGDKSSSVKVLVISPTRELASQIYDNLIVLTDACGLRSCCVYGGVPKDQQREDLRRSQVVVATPGRLLDLIEEGSVDLSHVNYLVLDEADRMLEKGFEEDIKKIIRQTRSTSRQTLMFTATWPKEVRELASSFMSEPVKVSIGNRDELSANKRITQIVEVVDPFRKEKKLLELLKKYHSGPTKNDKVLIFALYKKEASRVERNLKYNGYDVAAIHGDLSQQQRTQALNEFKAGKCNLLLATDVAARGLDIPNVKTVINLTFPLTVEDYVHRIGRTGRAGQYGTAHTLFTEQEKHLAGALVNVLNGAGQPVPEELKKFGTHTKKKEHSAYGAFFKDVDLSKKPKKITFD from the coding sequence ATGTCAAAAGATGAATTAAAGgacaagaagagaaaggTGGAAGATGAGGAGTTGAAGAgtaagaaaaaattgaagaaggacaagaaagacaagaaagacaagaaagacaagaaagacaagaaggataagaaggagaagaaagaaaagaaggagaaaaaGGATAAGAAATCAGAAACTGAAAGCTTTGCTGCTTCTGCCTCTCAAtctgatattgatgaatttttgaaggaaaatgaGGTTACAGTTAGCGACCCATCAGGTTCCAATATTGTACCATATTTAGACTTTTCCCAAGTGTCGTTTATTGATCAGattcaaaaggaaatttCTAAGTTCCCAAAACCAACTCCAATTCAAGCTGTTTCCTGGCCATATCTATTAGCTGGTAAGGATGTTATCGGTATCGCTGAAACTGGTTCGGGTAAGACTTTTGCTTTCGGTGTTCCAGCTATCAACAACATTGTCACATCAGGAGACAAGTCAAGTTCCGTCAAGGTACTTGTTATCTCACCAACTAGAGAATTGGCCTCTCAAATTTACGATAATTTGATTGTTCTTACTGACGCGTGTGGTTTAAGATCTTGTTGCGTATACGGTGGTGTTCCAAAGGATCAGCAAAGAGAAGATCTGAGGAGATCCCAAGTCGTTGTTGCTACTCCAGGTAGACTGTTGGATCTAATAGAGGAAGGCTCTGTTGATTTGAGTCATGTTAACTACCTGGTCTTGGATGAAGCTGACAGAATGTTGGAAAAAGGTTTTGAggaagatatcaaaaaaatcattaGACAAACAAGATCCACCTCTAGACAAACGTTGATGTTTACCGCGACATGGCCAAAAGAAGTTCGTGAACTTGCTTCAAGTTTCATGAGTGAACCGGTTAAAGTGTCTATTGGTAACAGAGATGAACTGTCAGcaaacaaaagaattacTCAGATCGTGGAAGTTGTGGATCCGttcagaaaggaaaaaaaactgttggaactgttgaagaagtacCATTCAGGCCCAACAAAGAACGAcaaagttttgatatttgcCTTGTACAAAAAGGAAGCCTCTCgtgttgaaagaaacttGAAATACAACGGTTACGATGTTGCTGCCATTCACGGTGATCTTTCTCAACAGCAAAGAACTCAAGctttgaatgaattcaaaGCAGGAAAATGTAACTTACTTTTAGCTACTGATGTGGCAGCCAGAGGTTTAGACATCCCAAACGTGAAAACCGTTATCAATTTGACTTTCCCTCTAACAGTAGAAGATTACGTTCACAGAATTGGTAGAACCGGTCGTGCTGGTCAATACGGTACCGCACACACATTGTTCACTGAGCAAGAAAAGCATCTTGCAGGTGCCCTTGTTAATGTCTTAAATGGTGCTGGTCAACCTGTTCCTGAGGAGCTCAAGAAGTTCGGTACTCAcacaaagaagaaggaacaTAGTGCGTACGGTGCATTCTTCAAGGATGTGGACctatcaaagaaaccaaaaaagATTACATTTGATTAA
- the HNM1 gene encoding Hnm1p (similar to uniprot|P19807 Saccharomyces cerevisiae YGL077C HNM1 Choline transporter (permease) that also controls the uptake of nitrogen mustard expression is co-regulated with phospholipid biosynthetic genes and negatively regulated by choline and myo-inositol) encodes MREISNSEMAGSSTGFNDNSSDNGIKNVVHEESKLEEQSISSKDAYDAYGGTGEGHLRKSFSLWSILGVGFGLTNSWFGISVSMVTGIYSGGPMMVVYGIIIIALISICIAVTLGELSSAFPHAGGQFWWSLQLAPPKYRRLAAYLCGSFAWAGAIFSSASTTLSVASELVGMYALTHPDFEVKRWHVFVCFQILHLFLMMFNCSGKALPVISQSSLYISLISFFTITVTVLACSHGKYNDAKFVFATFYNETGWKNGVIAFIVGLINPAWSFSCLDCATHMAFEVENPERVIPISILCTVGIGFLTSFSYVIAMFFSLQDLEAVASSNTGMPILEIFRQATKSTPGAVVLGCLILFTSFGCVIACHTWQARLCWSFARDNGIPYSKYWAKIDPELGVPLNAHLLSCALISLLGCLYMASTTAFNSLITGCIAFLLFSYSVPVVCLLARKRNIKHGPFWLGKFGAFSNIVLLGWNLFALVFFCFPAVMPVTKDNMNYASVVIVGFLLFYLGFWQFKAKKVFYIREDENTDSNQESVTTEAFHAYDAK; translated from the coding sequence atgcGAGAGATATCTAATTCCGAGATGGCAGGATCTTCAACTGGATTCAACGATAACAGTTCGGATAACGGTATCAAAAATGTTGTTCATGAGGAGAGTAAACtagaagaacaaagtaTATCGAGTAAAGATGCTTACGATGCGTACGGTGGTACAGGTGAAGGTCATTTGCGTAAATCATTCTCTCTATGGTCGATTTTAGGTGTTGGGTTCGGGTTGACGAATTCTTGGTTTGGTATCTCGGTATCCATGGTTACTGGTATCTACTCTGGTGGTCCAATGATGGTCGTATACGgtatcattatcattgcCTTGATCTCTATCTGTATTGCTGTGACTCTAGGTGAGTTGTCTTCTGCTTTCCCACACGCTGGTGGTCAGTTCTGGTGGTCGTTGCAGTTGGCTCCACCAAAATACAGAAGACTAGCTGCTTATCTATGTGGTTCTTTTGCATGGGCAGGTGCGATTTTCTCTAGTGCATCTACCACACTTTCAGTTGCTTCTGAATTGGTAGGCATGTACGCTTTGACCCATCCAGATTTTGAAGTCAAGAGATGGCATGTATTCGTATGTTTCCAAATCTTGCACTTGTTCTTGATGATGTTCAACTGTTCTGGTAAGGCTTTGCCAGTCATTTCTCAATCGTCATTGTACATCtcattgatttcatttttcaccattACAGTGACCGTGCTAGCTTGTTCCCATGGTAAATATAACGATGCCAAGTTCGTTTTTGCTACTTTCTATAACGAAACTGGCTGGAAAAATGGAGTCATTGCCTTCATTGTCGGTTTAATCAACCCGGCATGGTCCTTCTCTTGTCTAGATTGTGCCACTCACATGGCTTTTGAAGTGGAAAACCCTGAAAGAGTGATTCCGATCTCTATTCTATGTACAGTGGGCATTGGATTCCTTACTTCTTTCAGTTACGTCATCGCTATGTTCTTCTCTTTACAAGATCTAGAGGCTGTTGCTTCATCCAATACCGGAATGCCAATCTTGGAAATTTTCCGTCAAGCTACCAAATCTACTCCAGGTGCTGTAGTGTTGGGTTGCCTCATCCTTTTCACCTCATTTGGATGTGTTATTGCATGCCATACATGGCAAGCAAGATTGTGTTGGTCATTTGCTAGAGACAACGGTATCCCATACTCTAAATACTGGGCTAAAATTGATCCTGAATTGGGTGTGCCATTGAACGCGCACTTGCTGTCATGTGCCTTGATTTCGCTATTGGGTTGCTTATACATGGCTTCCACCACCgctttcaattctttaaTTACTGGGTGTATTGCGTTCTTATTGTTCTCATACAGTGTTCCGGTCGTATGTCTGTTGGCGCGTAAACGTAATATTAAACATGGCCCATTTTGGCTAGGAAAATTCGGAGCGTTCTCCAATATCGTTTTATTGGGTTGGAATCTTTTCGCTTTAGtctttttctgtttcccAGCTGTCATGCCAGTGACAAAAGATAACATGAATTATGCATCAGTCGTCATTGTTGGGTTCCTATTATTCTACTTAGGATTCTGGCAATTTAAGGCAAAGAAAGTTTTCTATATCAgagaagatgaaaacaCCGATAGCAATCAGGAGTCAGTAACAACTGAAGCTTTCCATGCTTATGATGCTAAATGA
- the LEC1 gene encoding Lec1p (similar to uniprot|Q06839 Saccharomyces cerevisiae YPR097W mitochondrial protein) produces MVVELSSVEEHYLKRELLRIELNTEFEKLNDINALRKFGCPFSDEDPKSKGKAKNKSHSRNSSVSSRVSSTLNSDDEVKQKFVGEFPVLSHFLQNFVMTFPLLSKELVKDPSFWQGKVQVFFEHFMSLPFSSSFDREELTKRRKMALKLSKVILLFYNSGIGVSKERQYYEQEKYHLTKDAEKATKLNKFTMPSKDNLQYLLTNEPIYFNGIDINVIAVVEHRLLFPDDKVKPKPAKSVANKWMKSNLGFDFSKLSLIDSGSSKRHQSYFMIRVRKEDPATTVFVYKTYEDFKRLAKDLKTGYPGKKLPQLPHKNKIQASIKQDGVDVTETLESITQQAKADLETDEIEYEEFDEDQHDQSSEQSSEQNTPNINKNRTLPRERMRTSLRQYLRTLCQEKEVATGTPLKKFLFSKSERLEDAELNSAVKNDMKNRELVDLTNIEHQIKFQKMAFERSLKLQDSLKEMKTSLLQDQDFLLGLFKEFKEKRDPYELSPILRDFFDWCKIYMSATLYQMFLGDDSGYELYKQVRRLHKLLPYTIMIQILRFTNPIAIMKGMMDLFMAQPFGGQSLLQTMFSTILTDDLKGQDKIIEELETVIKTNHQYGTEICRFFKKVIFENEDSSLLDMDAVHSDVKLMSMPISVIITMRGTEMEHVSSDALAELMESYTYWKNEQENSIALVHVRSNDSLSASVGVYFTRIKEYLQLLIQERDKRLMKQLWEDPELSQLIKSMVTLFYEPMIKVFKVARMDLAFRNFEKFMNDLIYLLDNVINGNKGSVTITNIVDEINELINKHETSFYQFAHDIYVNDTQGIFEGFITWICSIINFLQRSKFGKVEDAIDLNVLLQKSDVDADIVKEQLQQVIDKRLESRKLYSELVKTKGKKENGEQKKESENVNNLLDRQWKNLNHMVIPNDSADLNLDDADLVDLDLDIQDYEYLQNDEADELELKYKAILDKEVPVSEIEKFLETTFRPKLREVLNV; encoded by the coding sequence ATGGTCGTTGAACTTTCTTCCGTAGAAGAACATTACTTGAAGAGAGAGTTATTAAGGATTGAGTTGAATACAGAGTTTGAGAAGCTTAACGACATTAATGCATTGAGGAAGTTCGGGTGCCCCTTCTCGGATGAGGATCCGAAGAGTAAGGGCAAGGCTAAAAATAAGAGTCATTCACGAAACAGCTCGGTTTCTAGTCGTGTTTCATCAACGCTTaattctgatgatgaggTGAAACAGAAATTTGTTGGTGAGTTTCCGGTATTAAGCCATTTCTTGCAGAATTTTGTAATGACGTTCCCATTGTTGTCCAAGGAGTTGGTTAAGGATCCGTCGTTTTGGCAGGGTAAAGTTCAGGTGTTCTTTGAGCATTTCATGTCTTTACCGTTCAGTTCCAGTTTTGATAGAGAAGAATTGACAAAACGTCGGAAGATGGCATTGAAATTGTCCAAGGTGATTTTATTGTTCTATAACTCTGGGATCGGTGTGTCAAAGGAACGTCAGTACTACGAGCAAGAGAAATATCATCTTACTAAGGATGCAGAGAAGGCTACCAAGTTGAATAAGTTTACCATGCCAAGCAAGGATAATTTGCAGTACTTATTGACGAACGAACCTATCTACTTCAATGGGATCGATATCAATGTGATAGCCGTGGTAGAGCATCGGTTACTTTTCCCTGATGATAAGGTGAAACCAAAACCGGCTAAAAGTGTTGCAAATAAATGgatgaaatcaaatctAGGGTTTGATTTCTCGAAGCTATCGTTGATTGATTCTGGTAGCTCTAAGAGACATCAAAGCTATTTTATGATACGGGTTCGTAAGGAGGACCCTGCAACTActgtttttgtttataaGACCTATGAggatttcaaaagattggCTAAGGATTTAAAGACTGGATACCCGGGTAAAAAACTACCGCAATTACCTCATAAGAACAAGATCCAGGCCTCTATCAAACAAGATGGTGTTGATGTGACAGAAACGCTTGAATCCATTACACAGCAAGCGAAAGCAGACTTGGAGACAGACGAGATTGAGTACGAAGAGTTCGATGAAGACCAGCACGACCAGAGCTCAGAACAAAGTTCAGAACAAAACACTCCTaatatcaacaagaacCGAACGTTGCCTCGTGAAAGAATGAGAACGTCGTTGAGACAATATTTGAGAACCCTTTGTCAGGAAAAGGAAGTGGCTACAGGTACACctttaaagaaattcttgTTCTCTAAAAGTGAACGTCTTGAGGATGCTGAACTCAATTCTGCTGTTAAAAATGATATGAAGAACCGTGAACTTGTAGATCTGACCAACATAGAgcatcaaatcaaattccaaaaaatgGCCTTCGAAAGGTCGTTGAAATTGCAAGACTCATTAAAGGAAATGAAAACTTCCTTGCTACAAGATCAAGACTTCTTGCTTGGATTATTCAAAGAGTTTAAGGAGAAAAGGGACCCGTACGAGTTATCCCCAATCTTGAGGGATTTCTTTGACTGGTGTAAGATCTACATGTCAGCAACCCTGTACCAAATGTTTTTGGGAGATGATAGCGGGTATGAACTTTATAAGCAAGTCCGAAGATTACATAAGTTGCTGCCGTATACAATcatgattcaaattttaCGGTTTACTAATCCAATAGCGATAATGAAGGGTATGATGGATTTGTTTATGGCTCAGCCATTTGGAGGACAATCTTTGCTACAAACAATGTTTTCTACTATTTTAACGGACGATTTGAAGGGCCAAGATAAAATAATCGAAGAGTTGGAAACAGTGATCAAGACTAATCACCAGTACGGTACTGAAATATGCAGATTCTTCAAGAAGgtcatctttgaaaatgaagattCTTCCTTATTGGATATGGATGCTGTTCACAGCGATGTTAAATTGATGAGTATGCCTATATCTGTGATAATTACCATGAGGGGAACAGAAATGGAACACGTGTCTTCTGATGCTCTTGCAGAACTAATGGAATCCTACACCTACTGGAAAAACGAACAAGAAAACAGTATTGCACTAGTTCACGTGAGGTCAAATGATTCTTTAAGCGCTTCAGTCGGTGTATATTTCACtagaatcaaagaatatcTACAATTGTTGATTCAAGAGCGTGACAAAAGATTAATGAAGCAACTATGGGAGGATCCGGAGCTCTctcaattgatcaaatcaatggTTACTTTGTTCTACGAGCCAATGATTAAAGTGTTCAAAGTGGCACGTATGGATTTGGCCTTcagaaattttgaaaagttcatgAATGATTTGATCTATCTACTCGATAATGTTATTAATGGTAACAAGGGTTCTGTCACTATCACaaatattgttgatgagaTAAATGAATTGATCAACAAACATGAAACTTCGTTTTATCAATTCGCTCATGATATCTATGTCAACGATACGCAAGGTATATTTGAAGGTTTCATAACTTGGATTTGTTCtattatcaatttcttgcAACGCAGTAAATTTGGAAAGGTAGAAGATGCAATAGATCTAAATGTACTTTTACAGAAATCTGACGTTGATGCAGATATTGTTAAAGAGCAATTACAGCAAGTAATCGATAAAAGATTAGAAAGTAGAAAGCTCTATAGTGAGTTAGTGAAGACCAAGGGTAAGAAAGAGAACGGAGAACAGAAAAAGGAATCGGAAAATGTCAATAATCTACTTGACAGGCAATggaaaaatttgaatcataTGGTTATACCGAATGATTCAGCAGATTTGAATCTTGATGATGCAGATCTTGTTGATTTGGACTTAGATATTCAGGACTATGAATACCTGCAAAACGACGAAGCTGATGAGTTAGAACTCAAATATAAGGCAATTCTTGACAAAGAAGTTCCTGTCTCTGAAATCGAAAAGTTCTTAGAAACTACGTTCAGACCAAAATTGCGTGAAGTCCTCAACGTTTAA
- the SLX9 gene encoding Slx9p (similar to uniprot|P53251 Saccharomyces cerevisiae YGR081C) translates to MVAKKRTALRTKAAKVTTVEKDHAVQPLTELPPDPKAFLHQPRETKKEKLQNKSQNFISRITDVGKNLTGISKSSVRRRKRKLRDELKPKMDDLLISLQQEGVIRNDEPSQEDLAVEKKASLNSSVTKVITSDAYGSIRGSAPQHKGQLRKNEPNIRNQRGAKALAQQESKRFNEVLLNETFQKNPFDALKEAIRMRQ, encoded by the coding sequence ATGGTCGCTAAGAAGAGAACTGCATTAAGGACTAAGGCAGCCAAAGTTACCACGGTTGAGAAAGACCATGCGGTGCAACCATTGACGGAGTTACCGCCAGATCCTAAGGCTTTCTTGCATCAGCCAAGGGAGactaagaaagaaaaactgCAGAATAAGTCCCAGAACTTTATTAGTAGGATAACGGATGTAGGTAAGAATTTGACTGGTATTTCGAAGTCATCTGTCAGAAGAAGGAAACGTAAGCTAAGAGATGAGTTGAAACCTAAGATGGATGATTTGCTTATAAGTTTACAGCAGGAAGGTGTCATTAGGAATGATGAACCTTCACAGGAGGATTTAGCTGTGGAAAAGAAAGCTAGTTTAAATTCATCAGTCACCAAAGTCATAACATCGGATGCATATGGCTCTATTCGTGGCAGCGCTCCACAGCATAAAGGTCAACTACGGAAAAACGAACCTAATATTAGAAACCAAAGGGGTGCTAAGGCTTTGGCCCAACAGGAATCCAAGAGGTTCAACGAAGTTTTGTTAAATGAAACTTTCCAGAAGAACCCATTTGACGCATTGAAGGAAGCTATAAGGATGAGGCAGTAA
- the TOM20 gene encoding TOM complex receptor protein TOM20 (highly similar to uniprot|P35180 Saccharomyces cerevisiae YGR082W TOM20 Translocase of Outer Mitochondrial membrane), with amino-acid sequence MSSNQANLGRILTIAGVTVATAVAGYAAYFDYQRRNNPEFRKQLKRKLKQHAELEKQAKEEAKQEKLKRVNEILIAELTKDPLPQDPSQREATFSSNVELGEKLAAIPGSELESALKFYKALSVYPNPSDLLGIYQRSLTEEIYENIVLMIALMPPSNVSSFLTGAGVGAGASAAPSATVEIDE; translated from the coding sequence ATGTCTAGCAATCAAGCGAACTTAGGCCGTATTCTTACAATCGCAGGTGTCACTGTTGCCACTGCCGTGGCAGGTTACGCTGCTTATTTTgattatcaaagaagaaacaaccCGGAATTTAGAAAGCAATTGAAACGTAAGTTGAAGCAACATGCcgaattggaaaaacaaGCCAAGGAAGAGGCAAAGCAAGAGAAGTTGAAGAGAGtcaatgaaattttgataGCCGAGTTGACCAAAGATCCACTTCCACAAGACCCATCTCAAAGAGAGGCTACTTTCTCATCTAACGTTGAATTAGGTGAAAAGCTAGCTGCTATTCCAGGTAGTGAATTAGAATCCGCTCTGAAGTTCTACAAGGCTTTGTCCGTGTATCCAAACCCAAGTGACTTGTTAGGAATCTACCAAAGATCTTTAACTGAAGAGATTTATGAAAACATCGTGTTGATGATCGCTTTGATGCCACCTTCCAACgtttcttccttcttgaCTGGTGCTGGTGTCGGTGCAGGTGCTTCCGCTGCACCATCTGCCACcgttgaaattgatgaatag